One genomic region from Argentina anserina chromosome 2, drPotAnse1.1, whole genome shotgun sequence encodes:
- the LOC126785066 gene encoding probable arabinosyltransferase ARAD1 — MAIKTTSISICSVPALFFAFTLLFAFSLSLFFLSNPPPPSSASFSISQPNSINVYLADLPRSLNYALLHTYWASGPDSRLTTDADHQTQNTLLPTTLNFPPYPENPLIKQYSAEYWILGDLMTPPHQRTGSFARRVSDPAESDVVFVPFFATLSAELQLATAKGVFRKKVGNADYERQRQVVDLVKNTEAWKRSGGRDHVFVLTDPVAMWHVRAELAPAVLLVVDFGGWYRLESKLSNDNTSDVIQHTQVSILKDVIVPYTHLLPRLQLSEDKKRPTLLYFKGAKHRHRGGLVREKLWDLLVNVPNVIMEEGFPNATGREQSIKGMRTSEFCLHPAGDTPTSCRLFDAIQSLCIPVIISDDIELPFEGMIDYSEFSVFVAVSDALTPNWLVGHLTSIPRAERDRFRQKMAQLQPVFEYDNGHPGGIGPIPPDGAVNHIWKKVYQKLPLIKEAILRENRRPTGVSLPHRCHCT; from the exons ATGGCAATCAAGACAACATCGATCTCAATCTGCTCCGTCCCGGCTCTCTTCTTCGCATTCACTCTCCTCTtcgctttctctctctctctcttcttcctctccaaTCCCCCTCCTCCCTCTTCCGCCTCATTCTCCATCTCCCAACCCAACTCCATCAATGTCTACCTCGCAGACCTCCCCAGATCCCTCAACTACGCCCTCCTCCACACCTACTGGGCTTCCGGCCCCGACTCCCGCCTCACTACCGACGCCGACCACCAAACCCAAAACACCCTTTTGCCCACGACCCTCAACTTCCCACCTTACCCTGAGAATCCATTGATTAAGCAATACAGCGCCGAGTACTGGATCCTGGGGGACCTCATGACCCCTCCTCATCAGAGAACTGGGTCTTTTGCCAGACGGGTTTCCGACCCCGCCGAATCTGACGTCGTGTTCGTACCGTTCTTCGCTACTCTGAGCGCCGAGCTGCAGCTGGCGACTGCTAAAGGAGTGTTCAGGAAGAAGGTTGGCAATGCAGACTATGAGAGGCAGAGGCAGGTGGTGGATTTGGTGAAGAACACTGAGGCTTGGAAGAGGTCTGGTGGAAGAGACCATGTGTTTGTCCTCACTg ACCCTGTGGCAATGTGGCATGTCAGAGCAGAGCTAGCCCCGGCGGTTCTCCTGGTTGTAGACTTTGGCGGGTGGTACAGGCTTGAATCCAAGTTATCAAATGACAATACATCGGATGTGATTCAGCACACGCAAGTTTCGATACTCAAAGATGTCATCGTGCCATACACGCATCTACTTCCAAGGTTGCAACTATCGGAGGACAAGAAGCGGCCGACTCTACTCTATTTCAAAGGAGCTAAACACAGGCACCGG GGAGGCTTAGTCCGTGAAAAATTGTGGGATTTGTTGGTTAATGTGCCCAATGTTATCATGGAGGAAGGCTTCCCTAATGCCACTGGGAGGGAGCAATCGATAAAAGGGATGAGAACATCAGAGTTTTGCTTGCACCCGGCTGGGGACACTCCCACTTCATGCCGGCTTTTTGATGCCATTCAAAGTCTTTGTATACCTGTTATTATCAGTGACGACATAGAGCTTCCTTTCGAAGGAATGATAGATTATTCagaattttcagtttttgtaGCAGTTAGTGATGCGTTGACACCAAACTGGCTTGTGGGTCATCTTACGAGCATTCCGAGAGCAGAGAGGGATAGATTTCGTCAGAAAATGGCTCAGCTACAGCCGGTGTTTGAGTATGACAATGGTCATCCTGGAGGCATTGGGCCAATTCCTCCTGATGGTGCAGTGAACCACATATGGAAAAAGGTTTACCAAAAGCTTCCGTTGATTAAGGAAGCAATCCTTCGTGAAAACAGAAGACCTACCGGTGTATCACTTCCACACCGTTGTCATTGTACGTGA
- the LOC126785051 gene encoding LOW QUALITY PROTEIN: putative 1-phosphatidylinositol-3-phosphate 5-kinase FAB1D (The sequence of the model RefSeq protein was modified relative to this genomic sequence to represent the inferred CDS: inserted 1 base in 1 codon) gives MYRMCHYCGAELGQPKDEKKENDNLKKLQSDRACKACAEKQERGSIKQNSVMSMPTISPATSLSSCDSSVSNYSEFSVDVSSFDRTASTNNDQLWEPPLANTSGSFSEPENTNASEVEMDDWIWDPPEPDDPEDDVEGSVAFNDDDDDECGDGMKWGKPSSLSPSKDEGSVSYKFKEEKQSAMDAIINGKFRALISQLLTSVGVVGSSGEDGESWVDIVTSLSWEAASFLKLHAVVGKAMDPDGYVKVKCIATGDRSQSQLVKGMVFKKHAAHKHMPTKYKNPRLLLIQGVLGQSSSGLSSFHSMEQEQEYLKSVTEMLELCHPDVVLVEKTVSRDIQESILAKKMTLVYDMKLHRLQRIALCTGSPIFSSDTMTSQKLKHCDCFHIEKFMEEHAGVGGGKMPSKTLMFIEGCPTRQGCTILLKGAQNDELKKIKCVVQCAVILAYHLILETCFLVDQRAMFTAHPLFGEANHLSMELPNQFSIGNKSFNLASGNSCIPQHMESSGETESDAVGVPISDGLHDGSPQTADLELPGSPTLYEPYNPVIFSGFQSLSASLKKVIGESLPLASTSYHSLTSYFGLNGRELNDQITNSVSISTSPEATDQCDVEDRGSCDEERSLRSGEIQTPFTCTESYLETENDGRNNEDPIESKNGISRLLDSQSILVLTSRMNALRGIICEQSHFSHIMFYKNFDVPIGKFLQDNVLNQQSHCTACGELPEAHLYRYAHHSKQLTIRVRRLHTGNLPGEAEGKLWMWSRCGTCKSLKEKSNCTNRVLISSASSYLSFGNFLGLHFANHSMSNRLPSCGHSLHTDFLYFFGLGSMVAMFINSPVKIHAVSVPPPKLPFSNSIRQEWFAKEIANVLHKRDMLLSEVDNSLKKIRSQFDGMTLKLQGSLKQFSDIEDMLTQEELEREVNIRNAVRNSDQAAYKVLGFNRVHWELLLQSCIWDLRLNSLLSPPPMMIHSMPSDKVSGEVNSGPHGTMGECFSERIMGRGENCINGSSHPKVELDISAEEDEFLIKEIPIGGSVEESKGVDQLNASTFPKGQETPHVGASSPKRYADHESNSRPNGSTGRHFDKYLEGNITLANEVDGGRKIPAFGENEDGSSILDSSLSLKGTSLHSRLSNFDSSSDWFWAPFSEIRQVDMKDLQRVLPRFEPLSKYTSEYLPTAYKLITEEGQMLHIPLGTENYLVSDYDGELSSVIACALAFLEDPPQQTDIDYETGIAYRTFESLQSLARVPTNTFLHQTSSGSLGSNSIHSMASISFDESRFSSFDGLNLLDSMVPAGAHPMVTLRVAKSLGKEKYTVLCPYANQFRKLRNQCCQSEVDYIASLSRCRNWDAKGGKSKAFFAKTVDDRLIIKEIKKTEFESFVKFADDYFEHVNKSFEKGNQTCLAKCFGIYQVVVRQTKGGKEMRHDLMVMENLTFGRNCTRLYDLKGALHDRFNSAPDGSGDVLLDQNFVNDMNSSPFYVSNQAKQKLQRALWNDTSFLNSINVMDYSLLVGIDTDRGELVCGIIDYLRQYTWDKHLESWVKSSLVPKHLLPTVISPKEYKRRFRKFMSINIWSVPNHWCSSEPSDPCDECAARNTDSSXTKSQRKGGLNSSFLAAVLTGIIITLLQIFSGVLLAQL, from the exons ATGTATAGAATGTGCCACTACTGTGGTGCTGAATTGGGACAACCTAAAgatgaaaagaaggaaaatgaTAATCTGAAGAAATTACAATCAGATAGGGCTTGCAAAGCTTGTGCAGAGAAACAGGAGCGAGGATCTATCAAGCAGAACAGTGTGATGTCTATGCCAACGATCAGTCCAGCGACTTCCCTGTCAAGCTGTGATAGTTCTGTCTCCAATTACA GTGAATTCTCTGTTGACGTCAGCTCATTTGATCG TACGGCAAGCACGAATAATGACCAGTTATGGGAACCCCCGCTTGCAAACACTTCTGGGTCATTTAGTGAACCTGAGAACACAAATGCTTCAGAAGTTGAAATGGATGACTGGATATGGGATCCTCCTGAACCTGATGACCCAGAGGATGATGTGGAGGGTAGTGTGGCTTTCAatgatgatgacgatgatgaGTGTGGTGATGGCATGAAATGGGGCAAACCAAGTTCGTTGAGTCCCTCTAAAGATGAAGGAAGTGTGAGCTATAAGTTTAAAGAGGAAAAACAAAGCGCAATGGATGCAATTATTAATGGAAAGTTCAGGGCTCTTATCAGTCAACTTCTTACATCTGTCGGTGTTGTTGGATCTTCTGGGGAGGATGGTGAAAGTTGGGTGGACATCGTTACTTCTTTGTCCTGGGAGGCTGCTTCATTTTTGAAACTCCATGCTGTTGTCGGTAAAGCAATGGATCCAGATGGTTATGTCAAAGTAAAATGCATTGCAACTGGTGATCGCAGCCAAAG TCAACTGGTAAAAGGTATGGTCTTCAAAAAGCATGCTGCACACAAGCATATGCCAACTAAGTACAAGAACCCGAGGTTGTTGCTAATCCAGGGAGTTCTTGGTCAATCTTCAAGTGGATTGTCCTCATTTCATTCAATGGAGCAG GAACAAGAATACTTGAAGTCTGTCACAGAAATGCTAGAATTGTGTCATCCAGATGTGGTATTAGTGGAAAAAACTGTCTCTCGTGATATTCAAGAGTCTATTCTCGCAAAGAAAATGACACTGGTCTATGACATGAAGCTTCATCGGCTGCAGAGGATTGCTCTTTGTACTGGATCACCAATTTTTTCATCAGATACAATGACAAGTCAAAAGCTAAAGCACTGCGACTGTTTTCACATTGAAAAATTTATGGAGGAACATGCTGGGGTGGGTGGAGGAAAGATGCCAAGTAAAACATTGATGTTTATTGAAGGATGTCCTACACGCCAGGGTTGTACG ATTTTGCTGAAAGGAGCACAGAATGATGAACTGAAGAAGATCAAATGTGTAGTGCAGTGTGCAGTTATCTTGGCATATCATTTGATACTTGAGACTTGTTTCCTTGTTGACCAGAGAGCAATGTTCACTGCACATCCTCTATTTGGTGAAGCAAATCACTTATCCATGGAACTACCAAACCAGTTTTCCATCGGTAACAAATCTTTTAATTTGGCATCTGGTAATTCATGCATTCCACAACATATGGAGTCAAGTGGTGAAACTGAGTCAGATGCAGTTGGCGTTCCCATTTCTGATGGATTGCATGACGGTTCTCCCCAAACTGCTGACTTGGAATTACCAGGTAGCCCTACATTGTATGAACCATACAATCCTGTTATATTTTCTGGCTTCCAGTCCCTTTCAGCATCACTAAAGAAAGTTATAGGGGAAAGCTTGCCCCTGGCATCTACTTCTTATCACTCTTTGACTTCTTACTTTGGATTAAATGGAAGAGAACTGAATGATCAGATTACAAACTCTGTTTCTATTTCGACATCTCCAGAGGCGACTGATCAGTGTGATGTGGAAGATAGAGGGAGTTGTGATGAAGAGAGATCACTTAGGAGTGGAGAAATCCAAACTCCATTTACTTGCACTGAATCTTATTTGGAGACTGAAAATGATGGCAGAAACAATGAAGACCCAATAGAAAGCAAGAATGGCATTAGCAGATTGTTGGATTCCCAGAGTATTTTAGTTTTGACATCGAGAATGAATGCTTTAAGAGGGATTATTTGTGAACAAAGCCATTTTTCTCATATCATGTTCTACAAGAATTTTGATGTGCCAATCGGGAAGTTTCTACAGGATAATGTACTGAATCAG CAAAGCCATTGCACAGCATGTGGTGAGCTACCAGAAGCTCACTTATATCGTTATGCACATCATAGCAAACAGCTTACCATACGCGTTAGACGTCTTCATACTGGGAATTTGCCTGGTGAAGCAGAAGGGAAGCTTTGGATGTGGAGTCGATGTGGTACATGTAAATCTCTGAAGGAAAAATCAAACTGTACAAATCGAGTCTTGATTTCCAGTGCTTCGAGTTATCTATCATTTGGAAATTTCTTGGGGCTCCATTTTGCAAACCACTCTATGTCTAATAGACTTCCTAGCTGCGGCCATTCCTTGCACACAGACTTTCTGTACTTCTTTGG ATTAGGTTCCATGGTTGCCATGTTCATAAACTCGCCGGTCAAAATTCATGCTGTGTCTGTGCCTCCTCCGAAACTTCCATTCAGCAATTCAATTAGACAAGAGTGGTTTGCAAAAGAAATTGCGAAT gTATTACATAAAAGAGATATGTTGTTAAGTGAGGTTGACAATTCTTTGAAGAAGATTAGGTCTCAGTTTGATGGCATGACTTTAAAACTGCAAGGATCTTTGAAACAATTCTCTGACATTGAAGATATGCTAACTCAAGAAGAATTGGAGCGTGAG GTAAACATTCGCAATGCGGTCAGAAACTCAGACCAAGCTGCTTACAAAGTTCTTGGCTTTAACCGTGTACATTGGGAACTTCTTCTTCAATCATGCATTTGGGATCTGCGGTTGAATTCATTACTGTCACCACCTCCGATGATGATCCATTCCATGCCTTCGGATAAGGTAAGCGGAGAAGTCAATTCAGGTCCTCATGGCACTATGGGAGAATGTttttccgagagaattatGGGAAGAGGTGAAAACTGTATTAATGGTTCTTCCCATCCAAAAGTTGAGTTAGATATATCTGCAGAAGAAGATGAGTTTCTAATTAAAGAAATTCCAATCGGTGGTTCTGTTGAAGAATCTAAAGGAGTTGATCAACTTAATGCCTCTACTTTCCCCAAGGGTCAAGAGACACCACATGTGGGTGCTTCAAGCCCAAAAAGATACGCTGACCACGAGTCTAATTCTAGGCCCAATGGTTCTACTGGTCGTCATTTTGACAAATATCTGGAAGGGAATATTACTTTGGCTAATGAAGTAGATGGAGGTAGGAAAATTCCTGCTTTTGGGGAAAATGAGGATGGTTCTTCTATTCTTGATTCAAGTCTATCTCTGAAGGGTACTTCTCTGCACTCACGATTATCCAACTTTGACAGTTCAAGTGATTGGTTTTGGGCGCCCTTCTCTGAAATTCGACAAGTAGATATGAAGGATCTACAAAGAGTCCTTCCGAGGTTTGAACCTTTGAGTAAGTATACGTCAGAATACTTGCCCACAGCATATAAGTTGATCACAGAGGAAGGTCAAATGTTGCACATTCCTCTAGGAACTGAAAATTATTTAGTGTCGGACTATGATGGTGAACTGTCAAGTGTGATTGCTTGTGCACTGGCCTTTTTGGAAGATCCACCTCAGCAAACAGATATTGATTACGAGACTGGAATTGCTTATAGAACATTTGAGAGTTTACAAAGTCTGGCTCGAGTTCCTACTAATACATTTTTGCATCAGACCTCAAGTGGTTCTTTAGGTTCTAATTCAATCCATTCTATGGCAAGCATTTCTTTTGATGAGTCACGCTTCTCTAGTTTTGATGGATTGAACTTGTTGGATTCTATGGTTCCAGCAGGAGCCCACCCAATGGTAACTCTAAGAGTTGCCAAGTCACTTGGCAAGGAGAAGTATACTGTATTATGTCCATATGCCAATCAGTTTCGCAAACTTCGGAATCAATGCTGCCAATCGGAGGTTGATTATATTGCTTCCCTTAGCCGTTGTAGAAATTGGGATGCTAAAGGTGGAAAGAGCAAAGCCTTTTTTGCCAAAACAGTTGATGACAGGTTGATTataaaagaaattaagaagaCAGAATTTGAGTCATTTGTTAAGTTTGCAGATGATTATTTTGAGCACGTGAACAAGTCATTTGAGAAAGGGAATCAAACGTGCCTTGCAAAATGTTTTGGAATTTATCAG GTGGTTGTGAGACAGACGAAAGGTGGGAAAGAGATGAGACATGATCTGATGGTTATGGAGAATCTTACATTTGGTCGGAACTGCACCCGCTTGTATGATCTTAAAGGTGCTCTTCATGACCGATTCAATTCGGCTCCTGATGGTTCGGGAGATGTGCTTCTGGATCAGAACTTTGTCAATGACATGAACTCATCACCATTTTATGTTAGTAACCAAGCAAAGCAAAAGCTGCAACGGGCTCTGTGGAATGACACGTCTTTTCTCAAT TCGATCAATGTTATGGATTATTCATTGCTCGTGGGGATTGATACAGACAGAGGGGAGCTTGTATGTGGCATTATTGATTATCTGAGGCAGTATACATGGGACAAACATCTAGAGTCGTGGGTAAAGTCTTCACTTGTACCAAAACATTTGTTGCCGACTGTTATCTCTCCTAAGGAGTACAAGAGGAGATTCAGAAAGTTCATGTCAATAAATATATGGAGTGTCCCCAATCATTGGTGTTCCTCAGAGCCTTCTGATCCTTGTGATGAATGTGCTGCTAGAAATACTGATTCTT CAACAAAATCCCAAAGGAAAGGGGGCTTAAACAGTTCTTTTCTGGCCGCAGTTTTAACTGGTATCAtcattacccttttacaaatattTAGTGGGGTGCTGCTCGCACAGCTTTAG